A window of Calypte anna isolate BGI_N300 chromosome 5A, bCalAnn1_v1.p, whole genome shotgun sequence genomic DNA:
AAGTACCTGATCTGGAAAGGAAGCTATATCACCAAGCCTTCTTGGAGCcctctgaaaaatcttttcatttttgctaCCTTCATGTCTACCTGTTGAATGGAGAAAGTTATTTCTCCCCTACCCCAGAGAACTAAGGTATGACACTGCCATGCAGTTAGGTTTTCTGACCCAGCTCACTCTCCCAGTTGCTTTGCTTGCAAGGATATCTGGATCTATGAGAGCTTATGAAGCCAGACTTGAGCATcacccctcctctcccttcagAGATCCATGCAGAAGCAGGACAATACCAGTGGCCCTCATTTAACTTGCTGCACCAAGTCTCCCTGCACCAATTAAACAAGACCTGCAGAGGAAGACAGGCCACTGGTACCTTGCAGCAGACAAACATCACAAGCAAAAGGCCCCAAAAGGCAGCAGTTCCAGAAGAGAAACCTGAACAACCGTCCTCCCCCTCAGTGGCTTTACAGTAACCTGACAAGTCAAAACCCACAAATCCTACAGCAACCTGgggagagaatgaaaaaaagaatgcacTGCAAACTAGTGTGGCTAAACATCCGTAGCAACTGTACAAACAGTAAACCAGTTTGTTTGAGTTGTTTGCAGACATGCTGCTCAAAAAGGCTCAACACAGTCTGCCACTCTGAGAGGTCCACACAAGTCAAGGATGCTTGCCAGTGCTGCCAAGATCAACATTTAATATCAGGTGGGACTAAAAGTCTCAGTTCATCTTTTCCCATGTTTTTCCATGGACATTTTCCATCCAACTACACTTATGGGTGCCTACCTTTATTCCAAGACACATATATCACACAACCAGTGAGTATAGAGATATACAGGCATATGAGAATCTTGCTGTATAGAAAAAATGCTTCTAGGTAACATTACAGAAATGTAACTTAGAGTATGCTGTTGGGTTGTATTTAAAGAGATTCCGTAAATGTAGTCATAATCATCCTCCCTGTTATGCTCTCAGGGGTCATCCCATAAGTTTTCAACATCTTGTAACCTTCTAGTAGCTGGACCAGAGAACTGGTCCCATGATTGTTCCACTCTTCCCAGACCCCACATACTTTTCACTGTCCATGTAGGATGTGCTCTAGACTGACTTAAGCAAtgactgctctgctcttccctgacCCAAAACACTTTCTTATGCTCTGTATAGGATGTTCTCTAGACTGACTTAAGCCACACAGGACCAAAGCTCAAAGCTTGAAAGGATATAAAAACTCCATCATGCCCATCTTAGAAATGTGCTCGTTTTTTAACTGACACCATCCATAGCCTCCTCTGCTACCCACTCTCCTCCCTAAGGCATTTCACCCCTTATTGTGTACAGTGGACACAACAATCATTTGTAAGAATCTTTCTCAACCAACAACTCTCATTTTTCCACGCacaggctctgtgctgggggctgaCTAACCCAGCTGTAGTGAACCAAAAGCATCCCAGCAGCCATCAAAAATCAGCATCCAAACCAGCCAGGACTGACCCATCCACAAAGCAATAGCTATGCCTCACAGCTAGCTCACAGGTGTAAGAGAGCTATGTCCTCTTAAGATCAAAATATTTAGGCTCTATGCCTATTTGCAGTGTCACACCTTCAAACCAAATACCCACTTTACATCAGCTACTACCCTGCCAAACACCTTTACTGCCAGTTCTTAGAGATACACAAGCACCATTTCAGGGCTGTTGAGCTAGTACATCTTACAGTTAGAAAGCTAAGAACAGCAACAATATAGCTGGACTTTTGGGAGGACCTCATATAAACCTGAAATGCCCTCTGTTGCTGCAGCTGTGGAAACTTCACATCTCAGCCTCTTGATGCCTCTAATGCCTATGCCCAGAAGCTGGGTCATGCTGTCCTAGCAAAGAAATTCTCACATTAGGCTCCAGTTCCCAAAGtacagaattaattttagttgatgtttgtctttcttttttctcctctaacACACAAAGCTCCACTGGAATTGTGTGGAGACAGGCTGCAGACAGGCTTTCATCACCGCTGGGAAAACAGCTTCCCATCATGAGCCCCAGATCTACAAATGGCATCACGTGGATGCCGGGAAAGGGGAGCCTGCAGTGCAGGCTGCCAGGGGACATACCTCCTCGTAGTTCTTTGCTTCAACTCCATGCTTCATATCCAGAATCACGAGCTGGTCCGGCATCCTCCCTGTTCCTGGAAGCATAATGAAAGGATTCATTGTGCAAAACATTCCGCCTGCCAGGAAATCACCAGCTCTCCCCACAACTGAGGAAGGACTCACAAtatccctcccctccctccctccacgTCTGCAGCTAACTGCAGAGGAAGCACAGTCCAGCCTAAAAATACAGAGACTTCACAATAAATCCTGGCTGAAGAAGAACCTCCCAAAGATAATGAGAACAAGCTGTAACTGAAAGTGCTAAGTGTACGTAGGATTCAAATCACTGTAAAAACTGCAGAGGATGAGAAGATGAATACCAGCTGTTATGAGACAGCCTGGCAAAAGACAAGTCACCAGAGGGACAAATGTTCAACTGGGAAGCCCATGTTCCTCCTAGCAGGAAGCATGACGACTTGTCAAGGTTACTGAGACTGTAAACTATTTTACGTTCAAGGGAGCAGAAGGTAAACTGCTCTAATTGAGGAATACTGCATACGAGAACTAGTGCAGTATCCATAGAAACGAAGGCAATCCCTTTACCAACATATCTATTAATGGAAAGAACAGTACAGATGTCCAAGACCCACACTGCTAATGCAAACCTCTTCTGAAGCCAGGAAAATGCCACTTCAGGGAACTGCCAGCTGGAGCCACACAAAGAGCAAATAGGATAAGGTTGCAGTCACCAGCACAGTATGTATCTTTTaaggctgcagcccctgagcTAGGGACACCTGGGGCTAATGGCTGCTTAAAACTGCTGCAAACTGTCACATCTGAAAACAtccacaagaggaaaaaaatgaaatatgcaGGACAGGCACATAAGACACCCTAAAGAATGCAGCCTGTCTGCTTACCCGAATATCACATTCCACTATACCACCCACCAAGGAAATGTCTGTACATAACACATTCCCAAATCCCAGCACTTCAGGGCACATATTTGTACTCAGCTGGCTGCCAGCTAAACACAAGGTCTGAACTGACTTATAGTATGAATTTCAGAGTCTTTATCCAGGAGCATGTCCAACACTCACTCTTTGCTTTAGGAGGCTGCCAGGTGGACATTCCCTCAGTCCACAAACAAATTCAATGTACAGGTTATGCCCAGTCATTGGAGCTAGGATGGGTACTCCAGATCTTCAGTACAGTACCCCCAAATTTTCTCTACTCACTGAACAGCTCTTCAGCACCAAACTAGAATCACCACCACCTTCTACTGCTACCAGAACATAGAATAACCTACTGACAAGATGTCTATGCCAACTACAAACTGTTTCTTAAATTTACTGAGGCATACCAGAGCTCAAAATTCTCACCCAGCTATATAAGAGCCCAACGGATAATTTGGGATaagaatggaattttttttgtcatcttatAAATGATGAATTGCCCTAAAATCAAACACAAATCTCACTACTGTTCTTTAAGACAGGCTGTATACAAACACCCAGTGCTCCTTTCTCCAACCACAAGTTTTGGCCACATATCATACATATCTTCATATGCCTGGAGACTGCCAGGTAGTACAGCCAGGTAGCTGCAGAAGAACATTCAATGCACATAGTTCTGCAAGAGGTTTTCTTAACGTGACTCGAATTACAGCAACCTGGGTAGAGAGCTGAAGCTTCCAGGAAGAACTGAGAAAGACGAAAAGGCtagagaacagaacagaaatgttaAGGATTACTTTGTCAGGCTAAAAGGGAGAGCTGCCAAGAGGCagtaagaaagcagaaaacttaGATCAGTTGGGTGCAAAGGGATGGAAAGCAGACATTCCGCAGGAGGTTAATATTGTCAGGGACTGGACTAGAAAAACCTCAAGCTACTCTTCTGCAGGCTTACTGAGCCCAAGGCACTAGGCAGTTCCCTTCACACTCTTCAGATGCTCAGCAACATCCTGCAGTCAGGGCTTACCAGAGCAGACTCGATCAGCAGCAATGAGAAAACCAGGTAAGTACCAAAGATCTTGAACTAAACTGGTATCTTGATGACCTCATTGGGATGTAGGTGTCATCTCACCTGAGTCCAGAACTGTTTCTTGGGAGATTAGTAGAGCTCCTAATTTGCAAAGTCAGTGGAAAAACTGGATGGTTGGACTGAACGTCATAAATTTTTCCCAGAGgaataccagaaaaaaatgagccATAATGCTCATGAGGAAGTTTGGGAAGAGAAGGATTATAGAAAGAGCAAACAGGTAAAGATGAATACACAGAAGAACCCCTACAGGGGAGCATGTAGTGCAGGCCAGGCTGTTTCTCTCAGAGGTCAGTATACAGTACACATGTAAGTGTCCCTGGGAACACAGCACTGGTCAGAAAGGCAGGATCTTTCCACCTCAGAAGAGGGTAAAAAGCCTGACATGTAAACACCCAGAGCTCCAAGAAGCAGTCTAAGAACTCCTCCACTCTGATAAGATTAACCTCCTAAATAGGATCTCCTTCTCATTTCCTCTTCCCCATTTCTGTGGTTAAGGATTGAGAAATCCAATTGTTTAGATCCCTCAAGTCCCAACGGCTCTAAGCTTCCTCTATCAACAGTTTCTCTCTTCCAGTACACTACCAACACCCTCCTTGGCTGTCACACTACAAGCCCTCAATAAATTTGTGAATAAAACACCcaacctttaaaaagaaatagggGAATAAAACAGCACTTGGTCATCTCTCCCATTCCCATGCCAACTTCAGAGAGGAAACAAGGTTCTCCCTTGTATAGcttaattttctatttctccCACAGTACCTTAACCAAAACCTAGCCTTGCAGTGCCTTGCAGTGCCACCTCCCTTACTTTTAATACTTCCTTGATTACTAGCATAGGCACAGGAAACCTGGAGATACTCATTATGCAGCATTTCTCTTCAGCAAGGAATCTGAGGCATCTGggtccaaaaaaagaaaatggcatCTTCGAGGTCCCCAAAGAGAAAGCCTCCAGAAGAGGATTCAGCTGCTCAACTGAACAGCTCTAGATTCTGCCACCTCATTGCCCCAGCTGGTCACCAGGTAGAAGCTgcactttgaaatattttatcctCATCAGTACTGAAAGCTTTAAAAGACACTTGCACCAATaaaagagagacagggaaaCAAAATTTGCTACCATCAAAAGAACCATAAGGGGCTCAGTTTAGGCAAGAAACCTCTGGTCACAAGCACTGGAATAAGAGTAGATATAACTAAAGAAAGAAGCCTTTCCCACTTCAAAATGTGATCACGTCAAAGCTATGAAAGGGTTTGTGGGATTATCTAGAGACCTCTTGAATACCCAGATGTTAGGATAGTAAATAGTAGGAGTGACCTCCAGATGAGTCACTAGTGACTGTATGTTTTGATGCATTAAGGAGAATTTGGAAGTCCTACCTTTGgagtgaaataaaagcaaaatcctgAGCATTTGGGGTCACTATCTTATCTGAAAAATACTACAGAAGAGGTGTTACACAACAGATCCCTCTGAATCCCAGCAAATAACATagccttttctttctggaaagttCTCTTCAACTTGCAAACTATTTGTATCTTATGTGAAGCGGAAGAGCAAAATAGAGGCTGCCTTTCAACAGATATGAAGAACACTCCTAGCGACTGCTGTGTGAGACGCTCTGGGATATTCTAGGATAAGACCTAAGAAGAATGAGGTCCAGGGAGCAGAACTCTGATAGTGACTGTGAGGAGATGACACCTTGCATATGATGACACCACCTCAAATGGAGCCCACTTGTTGGCTCTTTTCAGCATGCTTGTCCTGAAGTTGATCCCAGCCACTCAAAGCAGCACATGCATCACACTCCTTAGGCAACCATCCCTGCAGCACAAATGCAAAGCTGACATCCTCctcattttcccttccctttatTGACCACTAAAGAGAGCAGTTGTGGGCGTAAACCACAGCCACATTCTATACTTGCACATACACCCCAACCACACAAAGTGGTTTCTAACCTAGCACAAAGGTGCTGTCATGTACACATTTTGGATAGATCACATTCCACCGAATGGGAAGAAATGGTCAGCTGAGGAGAAAGGCAGGAGCCCAGAGAGGATGGCATGCTGCTTGACTGCAAGGTGgggaaaagcatgaaaaaggCATGTGAGGTGCTGCTGGCTCCCCAGTCTGCCATTCACTGTAACTGTGGTCAAATCTGCATGAACAACACATGATCCCCTTTCAGAGGAAACCCAAGTGCTCTACACAACAGGCACAGAGGATTACTTAACTTCAAATGCAACCCCTCTAGCAGAGATATTCTGCAGTGAAACTGCCCACAAACTCCTGAAgatgttctttaaaaatcagtgttctGCAGACCACATTGTAGATTCCTGTACCATACCCCTAATCCACATATCCACTTGAACATGATCAGAAGCTTGAAACAGCCAACAGACCTTTTACTTTACTTACCCACAGGAAGCTTGCTCTCAAAGCAGGCCTCAAACATATCATAGTCTTCAGTGGTGAAAGCAAACTTGCCCTTGGTGGCATCCTCCTTGGCATACAGGATGTGCCCAGCTGAGTCAGTTATCTGCAAGAGAGACAATAAGGGTAAGGAACACAGTGCTTCACTCCACAGGCTCACGCTGTGCAAGAAGAGCTCTCCTAGGTCCATTTTGGATTTGctgtcttctgctttccacAGTTTCCCTCCATTCTCTCAACTCTATAAATTCCTCACCTCCTCATCCCCATTCAAGAACAGACAAAATCAAAGTGCCTCTAAGATACTTGTTGACTTTTAgattaaacaaaaacaacaaccaaaaagcaATTAACCACCAgccagccaaaaaaaacccccaaatccaAAACCCACActaatttctctttctcctgtaaCTCTTGAATAGAGACTTCATTTAAGAACTCTAACTGAACAAAACTGTTATTTGTCGCCTGCATTTTGCAAGCAAAATTCATAAATTCTCATAGCAGAGATGAATATGAATTCCATTCCCCAGAAGATGAAATGGAGAAGGGCACATCTATTCCTTTAGAAATGCAGCATCAGGATGGCCCGGAGTAACACAAAGTTTGGGTGCCAACATCTGCTGGATGCCAAAGTGACCACATCAGAGGACAGTTCAGACTATGCAGACAGACTAACAACTACTTTGTGTTAAGTCTATGAAATTACTAAAAATAGGCAAAAACTGTAGGTCTACAAAAATGCTACAAGAAAGagtaagaaaaggaaacacattTCATGACACAGACTTGATCATCAGTGTTCTCAATTAAAGGTTCTGTTCAGTTGATgaagagctgtgaaaaaaatggaagacaTTACAATACTGCATGAAAACCAACCATACGTGTCCCACAGCTGTGTCTTTCAACAGTTATGTCTGAAAAAGCATGGGGGCTAAAGTTACTAGAGGTCTTTCAAAGTCATAAAGGTGAAAAGGCTGAAAATCTTGGTAATAATAAtatagaaatacataaaataatttgtgataCTGAGAAATCAGCCTTAGTCCTTTAGTCCATCTTAATAGTAAAAGAGCCTCACTTCCTCTTACAAAAGCCATACAAAAGGGCTATGTACCAGAAATTATTCTAAGGAAACGCTCTTTCTTCTTATAAGCACACCTAAATAATTCCCTGACACAGGGTACCACTGATGCTGGAAGCCTGCTGAACTCAGAATAGGTGCAGAGCTTCACAAAGGTAATGCAAGTTGCTGCACTaaggcaggaaaaataataaagtataAAGATCTTCATGCGTTGAGGTATAAACCACAGTGGGCCAAGACATTAGGAACAACCTTTCTGTTCTTACAGGTTATCCTGTAATTGTCTGTACCAGGCTTTGTTGGAGATTCCCCTGCACCATATGGTGTTTGTTGGTATACGAGAACAACTCTCCCACCACAGCAGTTCCTGCTCAGAGCTCTACCTGTAATCaagcagcaagcagaggaaaGCACACAGCACAATCAGGCTCAGGAAGCTGCATTGCCATCTCTTTGCCACAAGCCACCGAGACAAGCAACCTCCTGTCTGGAAGCCACCAGACTATGGGAAGCACCCAGCTCAAATCATCAGGCCTGGCTGCAGTGCCGGACTGCCTGCATCTGACCACGTAGACGTAGTGTAAAAGTGTGTGTTTTGGCCACTACAGGGTGCACCCTGTTCAGTGGAGCAGTCCTCATCAAGCAAGACAGCTGTTTCATCAGGGTGAGATCACATAATCTACACACTGGGTTTTCCAAACTCAAAAAGCAGTGACAAAAACACAGTGAAGAAAGCTTTCAAATGTCCCTATTATTTTGAGCACTATTCCTTTACAGCTTTCTAGAGATCAGAGCTAATCTTTAGCTAGGGGTATTATGCAGCTTGATCTGTTTTTGCCCTTTGCAGCTGTAGCAACAGCCTGCTCATGAATAGGATTCTGGACAGTAAAAGCTCTGCTACCCGCCTTCATCACAACTGAATAGCATCACCCAAATCAGCCAAATACAATGCCCATTCAGCCTGGCCTGCGGGGGTGGCAGAAGCTGCTAATAGCCCAGCCAGAAGGCTTGGGGGGGAGTTGACCTGAAAGGGATTTTTTCATGCTATTTAACGTTATTTACGGTAATGCAATACCCTACAGACGGGGCATTGTTCTCCCTTGACAAACAGCCCGACAGTTCCCCAAACTGCCAGCCTCAACAATGGGGTGCAGGCACGTGGCCAGGCCCAAGCGAGACCTCCACTGCCCCCCTGGCAGCCGGCTGGCAAAGCCAGCAGATTCCTCCAAAATAGAGGGTGCCACTGTTAGCACTGACCCAACACACACACGCACAACTTTGCTCACCGGCAGGACCCGAACCGAGCCCAGCCAAGATTAACTcgatgatcctgaaggtctctcagcctgagcaattctatgattctaacaaCCAGACTCTTACATACGGTGGCCCAATCCAGGGAACTAAAGGCAGGCCATCTAGGGCAGAGAAACACCACCTGCAGACATGGTGCCCCGAGATAATCTTTCCCACACAAACTTAAGATGTGAAAAATAACTATACACCTAACAGAGAGGCTACAGCACTTACAACAGGCCCAGCACCTTGGGAGGCCACAGCACACCTGAACAATATGAAGGAGAGCTAGAATTGCATAGTATTGTTTCTCCTttgcagcttttcaaaataGGACAGAACTTTACATTAATATTATGATTTTAGAGCTCCAGTAAAACAGAACTACTGTGGGCAGGCCTACCTGGAGAGCAGCTTCACCAGCAAAGCCAGACTAAACCCAAGTGTGGGGACTCATTGCTCCACCATCTCCCAAGCCTTTTATCATATACGTGAGTTTTGTAAGGCACTGCAGGGTCAGTTGACCTAAGAGTGGGCAACCAGGGAACCAGGAGGCTTGCTCACTGAGCGGTAAGAGACAGATATGAACATGGCACTCAATTTGAAATACATGCGCTTCACCAGGCAAATACTAGAGCAATGTTTTAAACCACTGAAGCTGCCTGGTTCTGCCTGTACACTGACAAGTTGCTTTGATGACACAAGAACAGCAGAAGATTTTCTTCAAAAGTAAGACTCCAGAAACAGCCATCTCTAGCCATAACCAATCACTACTGCCAATAACCCAAGGCCTTCAGGCACCTGTTATCAGATGCTGGAAGGACACCTTTATTTCGGGAGACCTCCAATACTCACTGACACTGAATTCAGAGACTATGGAACAGACCATGCTGTCTCTGTTTACCTGCTTAATTTTGAAGCCTTCAgtttagacagaaaaaaaaagcagacagaaagctGTTACAAACTGATTAAGTAGCAACAGACCTTACACAGCCAGTGGAGAAATGTGACGGAAGGCTGTGGGAGGCAGACTGTGGGCAGAATTAAAGTGAAGCCCTAGCAAACACCTGCCTCCTTAAAATCCCTGCGAGCCACGGCGCAGCGAGGCAGGAATAGCCATTTTGTGTAATGAAACCTTGTCTCCAAGCCATCCGCTCTCCCAGTCCCTGCGGCCTGCTGCTTCATCCCGCCGTGCCAGGCcgtgagcagggagggagcccTCAGAAAGCCACGTCACCCTTACTCCTTCCACGGAGTCTGCAGGCATAGGGCAGCCTTATCGCAGGGGCCCGTCCCGCCAAACACGCCTTTGCCATGTGGGTTGTGCGGCAGCCAGCGGGACGGACTGCCGCGACGACACCTTTTGGGCAAAACCCGCCTATACTTGGACCAAGCCAAAAGCCCACCCGGCTCCCTTGCTTACCCCGCGCCCCGGTGGCAAAGCCCCTGGACGAGCGGGTGGCCTCAGCGCCGAGCGAGCCGAGCCCAGCCCCGCCTCGGGCGCTGCGCCACAGGCCGCTGCGAGCCCACGCGTGGGTGCCGTCACGCGTGGAAAACGTCACCAACCCCCGCGCCCCGCCCCCGTCCCGGCAGGGGGGCGGAGCCGCACCGCCCGCCCCGGCCTGTCCACCTCCCCCCGGCCtaccgccgccgccgccgcgctcGTACCTTGAGGTTGGCGGAGGGTCCGGTGGAGGAGCCCGGCGGGGCGCCGATCTCGTACTCGCCGGTGACCAGCGTGTCGCGGTGGATCTCCTCCCGCAGGCACTTCCGCGCCTTGCCCGGCAGCTGGAAGGAGATGGGCCGCGCCGGGCCCACCAGCAGCAGTAGCAACAACAACGCCTGGAGCGGGGCCTGGCCGAGGCGGGGGCGGCCGGGCAGCGGCATGGCGACGGCTCCGGGTGCGGCGGACCGGGCCTCCGCCTCCCGCACACGTGATCGCCGCCGCCGTTGGCGTCACGCAGGGGGCGGGGCCTCGCGAGCCCCAGGTGGTGCGGtgaggggcggggcgggggcgcaTCGACCCACGGAGCCCGCGAGAACCGGGGCGTGGGGGTGTTCTGAGAGTCTCCCACGCGGGGTGCGGGCCTGGCGGGCTCCGTGCTGCCGCTCGTCCCTTCGGGAGGGCTGTTTCACAGGTAAATACGTCATTAATTCAATGAATTAATTGAAAATGAATGGTTGTgattaataattatttcatcCCTAAATCGCCCCTTTAAATGAAGGGCAAAGGTCTAATGTTAgattaaagaaatgaaaaataaaaataaaaaaaaaaagaaaaatcatatgATGCTCCAACGTAGAGGTGGACAGACAGAGCCTTCCACACCACGGGCACCACCCAAGCTCTTCTCTGGGAGCTGTGCTTGCTGATTaattatggggtttttttgttaatttctgaGTAATTTCCCTCCTGTCTTcatcagtcaaaaaaaaaaaaaaaatcagatgtcTCACTTCTTTAGATCAACACCCTCCAAATGCAATAGTTGCAGACGTGTGCAAGAGATCCTGCAGGAGGGTTGGGCAATCCCAATCCCAATTACAgactgggtggagaatggattgagaacagtgGTGTAAAACTTGAGttggcaatgtgtgcttgcagcccacaAAGCCAACTATGTCCATGGCTGCATCAAAATATCTTTCCGCTCtcatgagatcccacctggaatactgtgtccagtgcTGGAGCCCACCAACACATAAGTACATGGAACTCTTGGAGCCACTCCAGAAGATGCCATGAAaatgaccagagggctggagcacctctcctacgAAGACactgagagagtttgggttttcagcctggagaagagaaggctctgtggAGAtcttattgcagccttccaatacctgaatGGAACCTATTGGAAAACTGGGGAGGAACTTCTTACAAGAGCATATTGGAACAGGATGAGAGGTGATGGCTTTAAGCTGCAAGAGGAAAGATTTAAATGaca
This region includes:
- the TMED10 gene encoding transmembrane emp24 domain-containing protein 10; the encoded protein is MPLPGRPRLGQAPLQALLLLLLLVGPARPISFQLPGKARKCLREEIHRDTLVTGEYEIGAPPGSSTGPSANLKITDSAGHILYAKEDATKGKFAFTTEDYDMFEACFESKLPVGTGRMPDQLVILDMKHGVEAKNYEEIAKVEKLKPLEVELRRLEDLSESIVNDFAYMKKREEEMRDTNESTNTRVLYFSIFSMCCLIGLATWQVFYLRRFFKAKKLIE